The following proteins come from a genomic window of Bos mutus isolate GX-2022 chromosome 23, NWIPB_WYAK_1.1, whole genome shotgun sequence:
- the TSPO2 gene encoding translocator protein 2 produces the protein MWPQGAIFVALPLLGPTLVWLLIHHSMSDWCDSLRKLPWCPPHRVLLLVWTTIYSITGYAASEAGSKARPSGAGRKVKGNSQGSPPDRPAPAQALLHLLLLFGLVMSTALIWHPINKLATLLLLAYLAWLTMGISTTCHLWGDSLCPEDRPPRGE, from the exons atgTGGCCTCAAGGGGCCATCTTTGTGGCCCTGCCCCTCCTGGGGCCCACCCTTGTCTGGCTGCTCATCCATCACTCAATGTCTGACTGGTGTGACAGCCTGAGAAAGCTGCCCTGGTGCCCACCTCACAGAGTCTTGCTGCTGGTGTGGACAACCATCTACTCCATCACAGG GTATGCCGCCTCCGAAGCAGGGAGCAAGGCACGGCCGTCAGGTGCCGGCAG AAAGGTCAAGGGCAATTCCCAGGGCAGCCCGCCTGACCGCCCTGCCCCCGCCCAGGCCCTGCTGCACCTGCTGCTGCTCTTTGGGCTGGTGATGAGCACGGCCCTGATCTGGCACCCCATCAACAAGCTggccaccctgctgctgctggcctACCTGGCCTGGCTCACCATGGGCATTTCCACCACCTGTCACTTGTGGGGGGACAGCCTTTGTCCCGAGGACAGGCCCCCAAGGGGAGAGTAG
- the UNC5CL gene encoding UNC5C-like protein: MCSYESSFQPAQFLLLVGVPLASAVLLVQCLRWRCPRRLLGSCWKLESQEEPAPPPTPLPEDESSRAGLPATLQEVATFYQELHTPTQGQTVIRQLMHKLLVFSAREVDHRGGCLMLQDTGISLLIPPGAVSMGRQERVSLTLVWDLTDAPSLSRAQGLVSPVVACGPHGASFLKPCTLTFKHCAQQPSQARAYSSNTALLDAKAWKPLGRPGDHTSRDECRIHLSHFSLYTCVLEAPVGREARKWLQLALFCSPLAPGQSHLQLRVYFLNNTPCALQWAVTNEQPHGGRLRGPCQLFDFTGARGDQCLKLKYISEGWENVDDSSCQLVPHLHIWHGKCPFRSFCFRRKAAKDNEDCSALTNEIIVTMHTFQDGLETKYMEILRFQASEEESWAAPPPVTQPPPCNRLPPELFEQLQMLLEPNSITGNDWRRLASHLGLCGMKIRFMSCQRSPAAAILELFEEQNGSLQELHYLMTLMERLDCASVIQNYLNGTQSGSPPRLRAGAQENQRLELDEKL; encoded by the exons ATGTGCTCCTATGAGAGTTCCTTCCAGCCCGCCCAGTTCCTACTGCTGGTGGGGGTTCCGCTGGCGAGCGCAGTGCTCCTGGTCCAGTGCCTTCGATGGCGCTGTCCTCGCCGGCTGCTGGGTTCCTGCTGGAAGCTGGAGAGCCAAGAGGAGCCAGcgccccctcccactcccctacCGGAAGATGAGTCCTCCAGGGCAGGCCTGCCAGCCACGCTGCAGGAGGTGGCCACCTTCTATCAGGAACTGCACACACCCACCCAAGGCCAGACCGTCATCCGGCAGCTGATGCACAAACTGTTGGTGTTTTCCGCTCGAGAGGTGGACCACCGCGGCGGCTGCCTGATGCTCCAGGATACGGGCATTTCCCTGCTCATCCCGCCAG GTGCTGTGTCCATGGGCCGCCAGGAGCGGGTGTCGTTGACCCTGGTGTGGGACCTGACGGATGCCCCCTCGCTGTCCCGGGCTCAGGGACTGGTGAGCCCCGTGGTGGCGTGTGGCCCCCACGGGGCCTCCTTCCTGAAGCCCTGCACCCTCACCTTCAAGCACTGTGCCCAGCAGCCCAGCCAGGCCCGCGCCTACAGCAGCAACACTGCCCTGCTGGACGCCAAGGCCTGGAAGCCGCTGGGGCGGCCGGGGGACCACACCTCCCGGGATGAATGTCGCATCCACCTCTCCCACTTCAG CCTCTACACCTGTGTGCTGGAGGCGCCGGTGGGCCGGGAAGCCCGAAAGTGGCTGCAGCTGGCCCTGTTCTGCTCGCCGCTGGCCCCGGGGCAGTCCCACCTGCAGCTGCGTGTCTACTTCCTCAACAACACGCCCTGTGCCCTGCAGTGGGCCGTGACCAATGAGCAGCCACACGGTGGACGCCTGCGCGGGCCCTGCCAGCTCTTTGACTTCACCGGGGCCCGAGGGGACCAGTGCCTGAAACTCAAATACATCTCAGAGG GTTGGGAGAACGTGGACGACAGCAGCTGTCAGCTCGTGCCACATCTGCACATCTGGCACGGGAAGTGCCCCTTCCGCTCCTTCTGCTTCCGCAGAAAAGCAG CCAAAGACAACGAGGACTGCTCTGCGCTGACCAATGAGATCATCGTCACGATGCACACCTTCCAGGAT GGCTTGGAGACCAAGTACATGGAAATCCTCAGGTTCCAGGCATCGGAGGAGGAATCCTGGgcagccccacccccagtcaCCCAGCCACCCCCCTGCAATAG GCTGCCCCCAGAGCTCTTTGAGCAGCTGCAGATGTTATTGGAGCCAAACAGCATCACTGGCAATGACTGGCGGCGACTGGCCTCCCACCTGGGGCTCTGCGGTATGAAAATCCG GTTCATGTCCTGTCAGCGCAGCCCCGCGGCAGCCATCCTGGAGCTATTTGAGGAGCAGAATGGCAGCCTCCAGGAGCTGCACTACCTCATGACCCTCATGGAGCGGCTGGACTGCGCCTCCGTTATCCAGAACTACCTGAACGGGACGCAAAGCGGCAGCCCACCCCGGCTGCGCGCTGGCGCCCAGGAGAACCAGCGCCTGGAGCTGGACGAGAAGCTCTGA
- the APOBEC2 gene encoding C->U-editing enzyme APOBEC-2 — MAQKEEATAAAEPASQNGEEVENLEDPEKLKELIELPPFEIVTGERLPAHYFKFQFRNVEYSSGRNKTFLCYVVEAQSKGGQVQASRGYLEDEHATNHAEEAFFNSIMPTFDPALRYMVTWYVSSSPCAACADRIVKTLNKTKNLRLLILVGRLFMWEEPEIQAALRKLKEAGCRLRIMKPQDFEYIWQNFVEQEEGESKAFEPWEDIQENFLYYEEKLADILK; from the exons ATGGCTCAGAAAGAAGAGGCCACGGCGGCCGCGGAGCCCGCCTCCCAGAATGGCGAGGAGGTGGAGAACCTAGAGGACCCCGAAAAGCTGAAGGAGCTGATTGAGCTGCCGCCCTTTGAGATCGTCACCGG GGAGCGACTGCCTGCCCACTACTTTAAGTTTCAGTTCCGGAATGTGGAGTACAGCTCCGGCAGGAACAAGACCTTCCTCTGCTATGTGGTGGAAGCGCAGAGCAAGGGAGGCCAAGTGCAGGCCTCTCGGGGGTACCTGGAGGATGAGCACGCCACTAACCACGCGGAGGAAGCCTTCTTCAACAGCATCATGCCGACCTTCGACCCCGCCCTGCGCTACATGGTCACCTGGTACGTGTCCTCCAGTCCCTGCGCGGCCTGCGCGGACCGCATCGTCAAGACCCTCAATAAGACCAAGAACCTGCGCCTGCTCATCCTGGTGGGGCGGCTGTTCATGTGGGAAGAGCCTGAGATACAGGCCGCTCTCAGGAAGCTGAAGGAAGCCGGCTGCAGACTTCGCATCATGAAGCCCCAGGACTTCGAGTACATCTGGCAGAATTTCGTGGAGCAAGAAGAGGGTGAATCCAAGGCCTTTGAGCCCTGGGAGGACATTCAGGAGAACTTCCTGTACTATGAGGAGAAGTTGGCGGACATCCTGAAGTAG